From Macrobrachium nipponense isolate FS-2020 chromosome 6, ASM1510439v2, whole genome shotgun sequence, a single genomic window includes:
- the LOC135216561 gene encoding tigger transposable element-derived protein 1-like yields MAPKRKADSSDGSASKKRKAIIMEFKVDIIKRSEKGETLTNIGRSLGLSRSTVATIIKDKERIVEHMKGSASMKATVITKQRSGLIIEMERLLVLWLEDRNQRHIPVSLMVIQEKAKRMFNALKKEKGEGSESEEFVASRASKERLTLLLGGNAAGDFKLKPLLVYQAENPRALNGIWKSQLPVIWRSNKKAWVTLAVFEDWFVNYFVPSVERYCTSKGIPFKVLLVLDNPPGHPAQLENFNPNVKMVYLPPNTTALLQPMDQGVIASFKAYYLRRTIAMALQGTETNKDLTLKDFRKSYDTLDAVKNIADSWEEVKQTNMNGVWKKMCPQFVNDFHGFEDSSTC; encoded by the exons atggctcccaagcgtaaggcagactcttctgatggtagtgcatcaaagaaaagaaaggccatcatcATGGAatttaaagtggacattataaagcgatctgaaaAGGGAGAAACACTAACAAACATTGGCCGGTCACTTGGCCTCAGTCGTTCGactgttgctaccattatcaaagataaagagcgcatcgttgaacatatGAAAGGATCTGCttctatgaaagcgacagtgataaccaagcagcgtagtggtctaattattgaaatggaaaggttattggtgctttggttggaagatcGAAATCAACGGCATAttccagtcagccttatggtgattcaggagaaggcgaaaagaatGTTTAatgcgttgaaaaaagaaaagggggaaggaagtgaaagtgaagagtttgtggctagtaggg ccagcaaggagaggctaactttacttcttgggggaaatgctgctggcgacttcaaactgaagcccttgctggtgtatcaggctgaaaatccaagggcactcaatgGCATTTGGAAgagtcaactaccagtaatttggaggTCAaataagaaggcatgggtgacacttgcggtgtttgaggactggttcgtaaactattttgtgccaagtgtggagcggtattgcacatccaagggtatcccctttaaggtgttgttAGTGCTGGACAAtccccctggacaccctgcccagctggaaAACTTTAACCCTAATGTCAAgatggtttaccttccacctaataccacagcccttttacagcctatggaccaaggagtgattgcttcgttcaaggcctactacctccgaaggacaattgctatggctttacagggaACTGAAACCAataaggacttgactctgaaggactttagGAAATCCTACGACacccttgatgctgtaaagaacattgctgattcctgggaggaggttaagcaaacaaacatgaatggtgtttggaaaaaaatgtgtcctcaatttgtgaatgattttcaTGGGTTTGAGGACAGTTCAACATGTTAA